In Fundulus heteroclitus isolate FHET01 chromosome 18, MU-UCD_Fhet_4.1, whole genome shotgun sequence, a single genomic region encodes these proteins:
- the rtn2a gene encoding reticulon-2a isoform X2, with product MGQVLGFSHCQEYGSVASTPDSTPPCTDGGNEESEMCELQTAREWSDDDEEDELGDPNDDEGQASSPSIWGTPRQHSFELTFSYIAITEAEAVGTSRHHRERRRGVPRPGRTPLIRTDTLEMLLDSPDVDWEPQALFSQDEEEATLETRARDPVEPRTASPVGRREMEQGEIITVQPSPETLDSESQRADPGEGQEESEGLIGQSPLEIQSSQQHSPSQIVQEDSPTSEPESPVTLETISVKLLTCVRPTDPASPASVGGNSQEQLVTDHWISAPYLTEDLTVCVRIAVMDLIYWKDTERSGMVLTALVVGLLSLFQLSIITVVSTVSLAVMCFTISVRIYYQLLYVLSWGDGQHPFKSYLDLDISFSGEQADLYMQKAIVLTLSALDSLRRLFFVEHLFESLKLLFLMYLVTYLGGLCNGLTILIISVIALFSLPLFYERRQEQVDGFIGKIQAQIDNVKDFLRRLVQGGGPPPDTTPGGAKPKTQ from the exons GCGGCAACGAGGAGTCGGAGATGTGCGAGCTGCAAACAGCCAGGGAGTGGTCCGACGACGATGAAGAGGACGAGTTAGGAGATCCGAACGATGATGAAGGACAAGCCTCCTCTCCGTCCATCTGGGGAACCCCTCGCCAGCACTCCTTCGAGCTCACCTTCTCTTACATCGCCATCACAGAGGCCGAAGCAGTTGGGACCTCACGCCACCATCGCGAGCGACGCAGGGGTGTCCCCCGGCCAGGTCGAACTCCTTTGATTCGAACTGACACGCTGGAAATGCTGTTGGACTCCCCCGATGTGGACTGGGAGCCACAGGCGTTATTCAGTCAAGATGAAGAAGAGGCAACATTAGAAACTAGAGCCCGGGACCCAGTGGAACCAAGGACAGCAAGCCCTGTGGGAAGAAGGGAAATGGAACAAGGGGAAATTATTACAGTGCAGCCCTCTCCTGAAACTCTGGACTCAGAAAGTCAAAGGGCGGACCCAGGAGAGGGACAAGAAGAGAGTGAAGGCCTGATTGGGCAGTCTCCTTTGGAGATTCAGTCATCCCAGCAACACAGTCCCTCACAGATAGTTCAGG AGGATTCACCAACCTCGGAGCCCGAGTCTCCCGTCACCTTGGAAACCATTTCAGTCAAGCTGCTCACATGTGTGCGACCCACAGACCCGGCGTCTCCGGCGTCCGTAGGCGGTAACTCTCAGGAACAGCTGGTCACAGATCACTGGATTTCAGCACCGTACCTAACAGAGGATCTGACTGTATGCGTCCGCATAGCAG TGATGGACCTTATTTACTGGAAGGACACAGAGAGAAGTGGCATGGTGCTCACGGCCTTGGTGGTGGGCTTACTCTCCCTGTTCCAGCTCAGCATCATCACGGTGGTCTCCACAGTCTCCCTGGCAGTCATGTGCTTCACTATCTCAGTACGCATCTACTACCAGTTGCTCTATGTCCTGAGCTGGGGGGACGGACAACATCCCTTCAA GTCATACTTGGATCTCGACATCAGTTTCAGTGGAGAGCAAGCTGATCTCTACATGCAGAAAGCCATTGTCCTGACTCTGTCTGCTCTCGATTCCCTGAGGAGGCTTTTTTTTGTAGAGCATCTTTTTGAATCCCTCAAG CTCCTGTTTCTGATGTACCTCGTGACATACCTGGGAGGCCTTTGCAATGGCCTTACTATTCTCATCATCA GTGTGATCGCTCTCTTTTCTTTGCCCCTTTTCTATGAAAGACGGCAG GAACAAGTGGACGGCTTTATAGGGAAAATTCAGGCCCAAATTGACAATGTCAAGGACTT CCTGCGCAGACTTGTCCAAGGTGGCGGCCCTCCTCCCGATACAACCCCTGGTGGTGCCAAACCTAAAACCCAGTAA
- the rtn2a gene encoding reticulon-2a isoform X1, producing MGQVLGFSHCQEYGSVASTPDSTPPCTDGGNEESEMCELQTAREWSDDDEEDELGDPNDDEGQASSPSIWGTPRQHSFELTFSYIAITEAEAVGTSRHHRERRRGVPRPGRTPLIRTDTLEMLLDSPDVDWEPQALFSQDEEEATLETRARDPVEPRTASPVGRREMEQGEIITVQPSPETLDSESQRADPGEGQEESEGLIGQSPLEIQSSQQHSPSQIVQAAEDSPTSEPESPVTLETISVKLLTCVRPTDPASPASVGGNSQEQLVTDHWISAPYLTEDLTVCVRIAVMDLIYWKDTERSGMVLTALVVGLLSLFQLSIITVVSTVSLAVMCFTISVRIYYQLLYVLSWGDGQHPFKSYLDLDISFSGEQADLYMQKAIVLTLSALDSLRRLFFVEHLFESLKLLFLMYLVTYLGGLCNGLTILIISVIALFSLPLFYERRQEQVDGFIGKIQAQIDNVKDFLRRLVQGGGPPPDTTPGGAKPKTQ from the exons GCGGCAACGAGGAGTCGGAGATGTGCGAGCTGCAAACAGCCAGGGAGTGGTCCGACGACGATGAAGAGGACGAGTTAGGAGATCCGAACGATGATGAAGGACAAGCCTCCTCTCCGTCCATCTGGGGAACCCCTCGCCAGCACTCCTTCGAGCTCACCTTCTCTTACATCGCCATCACAGAGGCCGAAGCAGTTGGGACCTCACGCCACCATCGCGAGCGACGCAGGGGTGTCCCCCGGCCAGGTCGAACTCCTTTGATTCGAACTGACACGCTGGAAATGCTGTTGGACTCCCCCGATGTGGACTGGGAGCCACAGGCGTTATTCAGTCAAGATGAAGAAGAGGCAACATTAGAAACTAGAGCCCGGGACCCAGTGGAACCAAGGACAGCAAGCCCTGTGGGAAGAAGGGAAATGGAACAAGGGGAAATTATTACAGTGCAGCCCTCTCCTGAAACTCTGGACTCAGAAAGTCAAAGGGCGGACCCAGGAGAGGGACAAGAAGAGAGTGAAGGCCTGATTGGGCAGTCTCCTTTGGAGATTCAGTCATCCCAGCAACACAGTCCCTCACAGATAGTTCAGG CTGCAGAGGATTCACCAACCTCGGAGCCCGAGTCTCCCGTCACCTTGGAAACCATTTCAGTCAAGCTGCTCACATGTGTGCGACCCACAGACCCGGCGTCTCCGGCGTCCGTAGGCGGTAACTCTCAGGAACAGCTGGTCACAGATCACTGGATTTCAGCACCGTACCTAACAGAGGATCTGACTGTATGCGTCCGCATAGCAG TGATGGACCTTATTTACTGGAAGGACACAGAGAGAAGTGGCATGGTGCTCACGGCCTTGGTGGTGGGCTTACTCTCCCTGTTCCAGCTCAGCATCATCACGGTGGTCTCCACAGTCTCCCTGGCAGTCATGTGCTTCACTATCTCAGTACGCATCTACTACCAGTTGCTCTATGTCCTGAGCTGGGGGGACGGACAACATCCCTTCAA GTCATACTTGGATCTCGACATCAGTTTCAGTGGAGAGCAAGCTGATCTCTACATGCAGAAAGCCATTGTCCTGACTCTGTCTGCTCTCGATTCCCTGAGGAGGCTTTTTTTTGTAGAGCATCTTTTTGAATCCCTCAAG CTCCTGTTTCTGATGTACCTCGTGACATACCTGGGAGGCCTTTGCAATGGCCTTACTATTCTCATCATCA GTGTGATCGCTCTCTTTTCTTTGCCCCTTTTCTATGAAAGACGGCAG GAACAAGTGGACGGCTTTATAGGGAAAATTCAGGCCCAAATTGACAATGTCAAGGACTT CCTGCGCAGACTTGTCCAAGGTGGCGGCCCTCCTCCCGATACAACCCCTGGTGGTGCCAAACCTAAAACCCAGTAA
- the rtn2a gene encoding reticulon-2a isoform X4 — MASKVMDLIYWKDTERSGMVLTALVVGLLSLFQLSIITVVSTVSLAVMCFTISVRIYYQLLYVLSWGDGQHPFKSYLDLDISFSGEQADLYMQKAIVLTLSALDSLRRLFFVEHLFESLKLLFLMYLVTYLGGLCNGLTILIISVIALFSLPLFYERRQEQVDGFIGKIQAQIDNVKDFLRRLVQGGGPPPDTTPGGAKPKTQ; from the exons ATGGCCAGTAAAG TGATGGACCTTATTTACTGGAAGGACACAGAGAGAAGTGGCATGGTGCTCACGGCCTTGGTGGTGGGCTTACTCTCCCTGTTCCAGCTCAGCATCATCACGGTGGTCTCCACAGTCTCCCTGGCAGTCATGTGCTTCACTATCTCAGTACGCATCTACTACCAGTTGCTCTATGTCCTGAGCTGGGGGGACGGACAACATCCCTTCAA GTCATACTTGGATCTCGACATCAGTTTCAGTGGAGAGCAAGCTGATCTCTACATGCAGAAAGCCATTGTCCTGACTCTGTCTGCTCTCGATTCCCTGAGGAGGCTTTTTTTTGTAGAGCATCTTTTTGAATCCCTCAAG CTCCTGTTTCTGATGTACCTCGTGACATACCTGGGAGGCCTTTGCAATGGCCTTACTATTCTCATCATCA GTGTGATCGCTCTCTTTTCTTTGCCCCTTTTCTATGAAAGACGGCAG GAACAAGTGGACGGCTTTATAGGGAAAATTCAGGCCCAAATTGACAATGTCAAGGACTT CCTGCGCAGACTTGTCCAAGGTGGCGGCCCTCCTCCCGATACAACCCCTGGTGGTGCCAAACCTAAAACCCAGTAA
- the rtn2a gene encoding reticulon-2a isoform X3 — MGQVLGFSHCQEYGSVASTPDSTPPCTDGGNEESEMCELQTAREWSDDDEEDELGDPNDDEGQASSPSIWGTPRQHSFELTFSYIAITEAEAVGTSRHHRERRRGVPRPGRTPLIRTDTLEMLLDSPDVDWEPQALFSQDEEEATLETRARDPVEPRTASPVGRREMEQGEIITVQPSPETLDSESQRADPGEGQEESEGLIGQSPLEIQSSQQHSPSQIVQAAEDSPTSEPESPVTLETISVKLLTCVRPTDPASPASVGGNSQEQLVTDHWISAPYLTEDLTVCVRIAVMDLIYWKDTERSGMVLTALVVGLLSLFQLSIITVVSTVSLAVMCFTISVRIYYQLLYVLSWGDGQHPFKSYLDLDISFSGEQADLYMQKAIVLTLSALDSLRRLFFVEHLFESLKSSIIPAPCVAALLCLPLPTQSCRRCS; from the exons GCGGCAACGAGGAGTCGGAGATGTGCGAGCTGCAAACAGCCAGGGAGTGGTCCGACGACGATGAAGAGGACGAGTTAGGAGATCCGAACGATGATGAAGGACAAGCCTCCTCTCCGTCCATCTGGGGAACCCCTCGCCAGCACTCCTTCGAGCTCACCTTCTCTTACATCGCCATCACAGAGGCCGAAGCAGTTGGGACCTCACGCCACCATCGCGAGCGACGCAGGGGTGTCCCCCGGCCAGGTCGAACTCCTTTGATTCGAACTGACACGCTGGAAATGCTGTTGGACTCCCCCGATGTGGACTGGGAGCCACAGGCGTTATTCAGTCAAGATGAAGAAGAGGCAACATTAGAAACTAGAGCCCGGGACCCAGTGGAACCAAGGACAGCAAGCCCTGTGGGAAGAAGGGAAATGGAACAAGGGGAAATTATTACAGTGCAGCCCTCTCCTGAAACTCTGGACTCAGAAAGTCAAAGGGCGGACCCAGGAGAGGGACAAGAAGAGAGTGAAGGCCTGATTGGGCAGTCTCCTTTGGAGATTCAGTCATCCCAGCAACACAGTCCCTCACAGATAGTTCAGG CTGCAGAGGATTCACCAACCTCGGAGCCCGAGTCTCCCGTCACCTTGGAAACCATTTCAGTCAAGCTGCTCACATGTGTGCGACCCACAGACCCGGCGTCTCCGGCGTCCGTAGGCGGTAACTCTCAGGAACAGCTGGTCACAGATCACTGGATTTCAGCACCGTACCTAACAGAGGATCTGACTGTATGCGTCCGCATAGCAG TGATGGACCTTATTTACTGGAAGGACACAGAGAGAAGTGGCATGGTGCTCACGGCCTTGGTGGTGGGCTTACTCTCCCTGTTCCAGCTCAGCATCATCACGGTGGTCTCCACAGTCTCCCTGGCAGTCATGTGCTTCACTATCTCAGTACGCATCTACTACCAGTTGCTCTATGTCCTGAGCTGGGGGGACGGACAACATCCCTTCAA GTCATACTTGGATCTCGACATCAGTTTCAGTGGAGAGCAAGCTGATCTCTACATGCAGAAAGCCATTGTCCTGACTCTGTCTGCTCTCGATTCCCTGAGGAGGCTTTTTTTTGTAGAGCATCTTTTTGAATCCCTCAAG TCATCCATCATTCCAGCTCCCTGCGTAGCAGCATTGTTATGCCTACCCTTGCCAACTCAGAGCTGCAGAAGATGTTCCTAA